From a region of the Bacteroidales bacterium genome:
- a CDS encoding glycerate kinase: protein MAEKTIKMRVLIAPDKFKGSLSAVEVCNAIERGIKKFDRSIETIKHPLADGGEGTLEILNTHFKLLTHSVVVKDPLFNEISASYLSTKKTAFIEMSSASGLQLLEPQQRNCYYTTTFGTGQLILDAVQKGYKEIVLFIGGSATNDAGIGMAEALGYQFFDDQNNRLSPIGKELINISRIEYKHLFIVLNQLNFTVVCDVKNSLYGKNGASFVYAKQKGASDQEIEQLDKGLKHFSLQVEKYLNKKVAAVEGAGAAGGLGAGALCFLNASMKSGIHFVMDQTNFHRHFFNKIDLIITGEGSVDKQTLDGKVVKGISEISNQFNVPFCIVSGIAKDKELVIHSLKPIAINAIMDLNVSFDDAILNAAKYLEEIAFERIRS from the coding sequence ATGGCTGAAAAAACAATAAAAATGAGAGTGTTAATTGCCCCTGATAAATTTAAAGGTTCCTTATCTGCCGTGGAGGTTTGTAATGCAATTGAACGTGGAATTAAAAAATTTGATAGATCTATAGAAACTATTAAACATCCATTAGCAGATGGTGGAGAAGGTACTTTAGAAATTTTAAACACTCATTTTAAACTTTTAACTCATTCTGTTGTCGTTAAAGATCCATTATTTAATGAAATTTCTGCTTCCTATTTAAGTACTAAAAAAACAGCATTTATAGAAATGTCAAGTGCTTCAGGTTTACAATTATTAGAACCTCAACAACGAAATTGTTATTATACCACTACATTTGGAACAGGTCAATTAATTTTAGATGCAGTTCAAAAGGGATATAAAGAGATTGTTCTTTTTATTGGAGGTAGTGCAACGAATGACGCTGGAATAGGTATGGCTGAAGCTTTAGGTTATCAGTTTTTTGATGATCAAAATAACCGTTTATCACCTATTGGAAAAGAGCTAATTAACATTTCAAGAATTGAATACAAGCATTTATTTATCGTTTTAAACCAACTTAATTTTACTGTTGTTTGTGATGTTAAAAATTCGTTATATGGAAAAAATGGAGCTAGCTTTGTTTATGCAAAACAAAAAGGTGCTTCTGATCAAGAAATTGAACAACTTGATAAAGGATTAAAACATTTTAGTTTACAGGTTGAAAAATATTTAAATAAAAAAGTTGCGGCTGTTGAAGGAGCTGGAGCCGCTGGTGGCCTTGGCGCAGGCGCATTATGTTTTTTAAATGCTTCAATGAAATCTGGAATTCATTTTGTGATGGATCAAACCAATTTTCATCGACATTTTTTTAATAAAATAGATTTAATAATTACAGGTGAAGGAAGTGTGGATAAACAAACTCTGGATGGAAAAGTAGTAAAAGGAATTAGTGAAATTTCCAATCAATTTAATGTTCCCTTTTGCATCGTCTCTGGAATTGCAAAAGACAAAGAGCTTGTCATTCATTCATTAAAACCAATCGCCATTAATGCTATAATGGATCTCAATGTATCCTTTGATGA